The following are encoded in a window of Flavobacterium psychrotrophum genomic DNA:
- a CDS encoding phytanoyl-CoA dioxygenase family protein, whose amino-acid sequence MDFRLHKKAIDELGFSIIDDIYSDVERNAIINIIEGADTSGDTFRKSANLFAIRQFLKEIPRAASLIFNKKLNEVIRTIFGADYFVIKSIYFDKPGDSNWFVSYHQDLTISVKDKIETPGYGPWTIKQNQFAVQPPLPVLENIYTIRIHLDDTNEDNGALKIVPKSHAKGIYRPETIDWNAETEVNCSVKAGGIMLMKPLLLHSSTRSVNNNRRRVIHIELSNTVLADGLQWAELID is encoded by the coding sequence ATGGATTTCAGGCTGCATAAAAAAGCTATAGATGAACTTGGTTTCTCTATAATTGATGACATTTACAGTGATGTTGAACGCAACGCTATCATCAATATAATTGAAGGCGCAGACACATCTGGCGATACCTTTAGAAAATCGGCCAACCTGTTTGCCATACGTCAGTTTTTAAAAGAAATTCCACGAGCGGCATCGTTGATTTTTAATAAAAAATTAAACGAAGTTATCAGGACTATTTTTGGCGCTGATTATTTTGTGATCAAATCGATTTATTTTGACAAACCGGGCGACTCTAACTGGTTTGTTTCCTATCATCAGGACCTTACCATATCTGTAAAAGACAAAATCGAAACTCCCGGCTATGGCCCGTGGACGATAAAACAAAACCAATTTGCGGTGCAGCCACCTTTACCTGTTTTAGAAAATATCTACACCATTCGCATCCATCTTGATGACACAAACGAAGATAACGGTGCGCTTAAAATAGTGCCCAAATCGCATGCGAAAGGTATTTACCGACCTGAAACTATCGACTGGAATGCTGAAACCGAAGTAAATTGTAGTGTTAAAGCAGGCGGTATTATGTTAATGAAGCCACTTTTACTGCATAGCTCTACACGTTCGGTTAACAATAATCGCAGGCGCGTTATTCATATCGAGCTTAGCAATACAGTACTTGCTGATGGACTACAATGGGCAGAATTAATTGATTAA
- a CDS encoding T9SS type A sorting domain-containing protein, translated as MKTILRSKLPLYAALFAVLGTGKLTAQVYTWNGSANNQFYNTSNWVSSQGAVAFDDSSFKTVVTNNTGTAPTINQFVAWQPGIFNSMSGNLTVSAEFNVFFNDWLNGTVDVNTGGIFTCRNIIRVGREGAGTVNINGGTFRCQNDGTWQGIFIGALANGNGTVNVNDGGLISGGYQVEVGTRNNYPTGVLNVNAGGTSEAYWTTVVGPNGTINVNGGTVNTGQAFIVGDLYVDPDGTPGTVGAVVGSVNINSGTIIVNQFDLEAPVVDLKAGSKVVVDNGSLVVKRTGVNFSDTLNALITDGKLVAATGKVLRVTYDGTGNTAVIAETAAAVATLSKNTVSLYPNPASDAITIGFENVARNASVKIVNLTGEIVAQQKLNGTLSNTVDVSMLATGMYLATISSDNGSYTTKFIKK; from the coding sequence ATGAAAACAATTTTACGTTCTAAATTGCCTTTGTATGCAGCCCTGTTTGCGGTTCTTGGTACAGGAAAACTAACAGCTCAGGTTTACACCTGGAACGGATCGGCTAATAACCAGTTTTACAATACCTCAAACTGGGTTAGCTCACAAGGTGCAGTAGCATTTGATGACAGCTCATTCAAAACCGTAGTTACTAACAATACAGGCACTGCTCCTACTATTAACCAGTTTGTAGCCTGGCAACCGGGTATTTTTAACAGCATGAGTGGTAACCTTACTGTGAGTGCTGAATTTAATGTGTTTTTTAACGACTGGTTAAACGGTACTGTAGATGTAAACACAGGTGGTATTTTTACGTGCCGAAACATTATCCGTGTGGGACGTGAGGGTGCAGGAACTGTAAACATCAATGGTGGTACATTTCGCTGCCAGAACGATGGTACATGGCAAGGAATCTTTATTGGTGCGCTTGCAAATGGTAATGGTACCGTAAACGTAAATGATGGCGGCCTTATAAGTGGTGGCTATCAGGTAGAAGTTGGTACACGTAACAACTATCCTACCGGTGTGCTTAACGTAAATGCAGGTGGTACATCTGAAGCTTACTGGACAACTGTTGTAGGGCCTAACGGTACTATAAACGTAAACGGCGGTACGGTAAACACAGGGCAGGCATTTATTGTAGGCGACCTTTATGTAGATCCGGATGGTACTCCGGGTACTGTAGGTGCTGTTGTAGGCAGCGTAAACATTAACTCTGGCACTATAATAGTAAACCAGTTTGACTTAGAAGCACCGGTAGTAGACCTTAAGGCAGGTTCTAAAGTAGTTGTTGACAATGGTAGCCTGGTTGTTAAACGCACAGGTGTAAACTTTAGCGATACTCTTAACGCATTAATAACTGATGGAAAGCTGGTAGCGGCAACGGGTAAAGTGCTTCGTGTAACATATGATGGTACAGGCAACACTGCGGTTATAGCCGAAACTGCGGCCGCCGTAGCAACGCTAAGCAAAAATACGGTAAGCCTATACCCTAACCCGGCTTCAGACGCTATAACTATAGGTTTTGAAAATGTTGCCCGTAATGCTTCGGTTAAAATTGTAAATCTTACCGGTGAGATCGTGGCGCAACAAAAACTTAATGGCACACTTAGCAATACGGTTGACGTAAGCATGCTGGCAACAGGTATGTACCTTGCTACCATAAGCAGCGATAACGGAAGCTACACGACTAAGTTTATCAAAAAATAA